The Limnospira fusiformis SAG 85.79 genomic interval CTGACCCTAAACCTCCTCAAAAAACTAAGCGATCGCCTTTACCTAAGAATCAGAAAAAAACTCAGACTTCTGCGCCACCTAAAACCAAGAAGAAAACCAAAAAAGTGGCGACGGCTTCCCCAGTAGTATCTCAGATGGCTACTTCGGAAATTGCGCCTAATTCGGCAAGTTCGGCAACTACTAAAACCCAGAGAGTTAAAGTTGGACGGCTCAAATCTTTGTCTTTAGTGGGTTATATGACTCTGGCGATTTTGCCTTTGTCTGGGTTAATTGTCGGTGCTAAATGGGATAGAGTTTCGGCATCTTTGGCGACTATCCCACCGACTTTGGCGACAGCTTCTCAAGCGGTGCTGGAACAACTCCCCCAATTACCTAATTTCTCATTTGGATCTAATTCTGAAAATCCCCCGATGGAAGTTGATCCATTGCTGACTCAGGCAACTATTGAACAGATCCGAAATATATCTGAGTTGACTATTTCATCACTACGGAATCCCATTGATCCTGATATGCGGATTACGATTAAATCGGTGGGTGATATTATTCCGGGAAGCAATTATCCTTACAATAAATTACATCCCAACAAGCAGGTATTATTTGCGGGGGTTAAACCAGCTTTACAAGATGCTGATATAGTCTTTGGTAATTTTGAAAGTACCCTAACTAACTATCCTAATAGCGCTAAAAATGTGGGTCGTGGTATGGTGTTTGCGTTTCGGACACCGCCGGAATATGCGGCACTTTTAAGGGAGGCAGGATTTGATATTTTGAGTGTAGCGAATAATCACTCGTTTGATTTTTTTGAAACTGGCTTTAAAGATACGATCGCTAATATTGAAAAAGCGGGAATGAAGGCGGTCGGCAAAAAAGGTCAGATTGTCTATCATGAGGTGAGGGGTGTAAATGTGGCATTTATCGGCTTTAGTTATTTTAATTATCATAATAATATGAATGATTTGGAAGCGTCGCAAGCCTTGATTAAGGAAGCGGCGGAAAATGCTGATATTGTGGTGGTTTCTGTACACGCGGGGGCGGAAGGTACTAGGGCTTTACGCATTCAGAATAGAACCGAATATTTTTATGGGGAAAATCGCGGTAATAAGGTATTATTTGCACGCACAATGATTGATGCTGGGGCGGATTTGGTGTTAGGACATGGCCCCCATGTGCCGAGGGCTTTGGAATTATATAATGGTAAGTTAATTGCTTATTCTTTGGGTAATTTTTTGGGATATCGCACTTTATCAACTCGCGCGGAATTGGGATATTCTCTAGTTTTGGAAACTCAACTTGATGTCATGGGTAATTTTGTCGAGGGTAGAATTATTCCGGTTCATCTTGATGGCCAAGGGATTCCGTCTCTGGATAATTCTTTGCGGACTGTGGGGTTAATGCGACGTTTAACTAAAAGTGATTTTCCTGATACTCCTTTGGAAATTGATGCTCAGGGTAATATTTTCGTGTCTCAACCACAACCGGAAACCTCAACGGCGATCGCTCCTGAATAAAAGCTAAATTGCTAAAAGTTGGGTTTTATATTATACTACGGTGTGGCTGTTGTTTGGGAAATTGGCATAAGACTATGAACTCGGAAAATTTGGTGGTTGAACCTATTTATATTGTGGTGATTGCGTCTACGATATTCTCGATTATCTTGGGTCTGATTTTTAAGGATATGCTAGAATATCAGGTGGCAGTTTGGCGACAGGATGACCGGAAAAATAGGATTAACTATAAAACTCCTAACGCTAAGGTGGCTTATGTCGCTATGTCGCTTTGTGTGTTTGTGGCTGTGTCTTCCAGTTTGCTGGTGTTTATTCCGATTTACTGGTTGGCTACTTTGGGGGGGGCTATTGTGGTTTTTCCTACGGCTTTATTGATTTGGCTACAGTTGGGATCAATGCTGAATCTTTGGGAAGATAAAGGGGATGAGGCGATTGATTTGGATAGGTTTTTTGAAGGCGATCGCGAAAAAATTACCGGATCGAAAAGTGACCAATCATAGTTAACATAGATACTCAGTAAAAATGGGCAGAAAAGCTAAACTTAAACATCTGCGAAAGCAACAACAGACTAATCCGACTGCGGACACCCAAAACAGTGGAGAAGTGGAGGCTGATCCGACTCATTTTGTGGATGAACTTAAACACCAGGGCTATGATCTGAAAGTGAGCGATCGCTGTCCAGAAATTCCTGAAAAAATTGTCAACCCGCAAATTTAGCACTGATGAGTCATCTAAAAGCAATCATTTTTGATGTGGATGGGACCCTCGCTGAAACGGAAAGGGATGGTCACAGATTAGCCTTTAATCAAACATTTGCTGAAGCGGGTTTAGATTGGGATTGGTCTATTGAATTATATGGGGAATTGTTGAGGGTTTCGGGGGGTAAGGAGCGTATAGATTATTATATCAAACGCTACCATCCTAATGGTCAACCCCCCAATAATTTGGATGAGTGGATCGCGAAACTTCACCAAGCTAAAACTCGCCACTATCGGGAGTTATTAGCCAAGGGAGATATTCCCCTGCGTCCTGGGGTGAAGCGATTAATCACGGAGGCTCTGGGGGAGGGGGTCAGATTGGCGATCGCTACTACCAGCGCCTTTCCTAATGCGATCGCACTTTTGGAAGAAACCTTAAACCCCCATTGGTTTGAAGTAATTGCGGCTGGAGATATTGTCCCCCACAAAAAACCCGCCCCAGATATCTATAATTATGCATTAGAAAAATTGGGTTTGACTGCATCGGATTGTCTGGCGATCGAAGACTCCCGACAGGGGTTACTGGCGGCGCGAG includes:
- a CDS encoding CapA family protein, which gives rise to MSQQEILRSAYQGDPKAIAILLNQALKPKQVQAHLTLEYNHLYISLESPTIPDQAASVRVIHKGLMRLEPPSIWCVTIAAQLGDDQHPAWIETLVLKSPPVVVNQVSPKNAPVSDPKPPQKTKRSPLPKNQKKTQTSAPPKTKKKTKKVATASPVVSQMATSEIAPNSASSATTKTQRVKVGRLKSLSLVGYMTLAILPLSGLIVGAKWDRVSASLATIPPTLATASQAVLEQLPQLPNFSFGSNSENPPMEVDPLLTQATIEQIRNISELTISSLRNPIDPDMRITIKSVGDIIPGSNYPYNKLHPNKQVLFAGVKPALQDADIVFGNFESTLTNYPNSAKNVGRGMVFAFRTPPEYAALLREAGFDILSVANNHSFDFFETGFKDTIANIEKAGMKAVGKKGQIVYHEVRGVNVAFIGFSYFNYHNNMNDLEASQALIKEAAENADIVVVSVHAGAEGTRALRIQNRTEYFYGENRGNKVLFARTMIDAGADLVLGHGPHVPRALELYNGKLIAYSLGNFLGYRTLSTRAELGYSLVLETQLDVMGNFVEGRIIPVHLDGQGIPSLDNSLRTVGLMRRLTKSDFPDTPLEIDAQGNIFVSQPQPETSTAIAPE
- a CDS encoding HAD family hydrolase — its product is MSHLKAIIFDVDGTLAETERDGHRLAFNQTFAEAGLDWDWSIELYGELLRVSGGKERIDYYIKRYHPNGQPPNNLDEWIAKLHQAKTRHYRELLAKGDIPLRPGVKRLITEALGEGVRLAIATTSAFPNAIALLEETLNPHWFEVIAAGDIVPHKKPAPDIYNYALEKLGLTASDCLAIEDSRQGLLAARGVGLTTIITVNNYTKNEDFEGAALVINHLGEPDLSCEAIASTALNSGYITLDLLRHIHQISTGVI